The following are from one region of the Sorghum bicolor cultivar BTx623 chromosome 2, Sorghum_bicolor_NCBIv3, whole genome shotgun sequence genome:
- the LOC110432771 gene encoding uncharacterized protein LOC110432771 produces MAKTPPPTSTSTSTSDPALPTTTTSAPKSSPRPAAAGLLAPLAASARTILASARRSPVTTLAAAFFLLALVIYGEDARTIAELSINDYLYPDADLYNVSGLPPPTCDLSRGLFPFRPRCLLFFLFLPAVHNILSFNRQSKTNIGR; encoded by the coding sequence ATGGCCAAGACACCGCcgcccacctccacctccacctccacctccgacCCCGCGCTCCCAACCACCACTACCTCAGCCCCCAAGTCGTCGCCCCGCCCCGCCGCCGCGGGCCTCCTCGCCCCActcgccgcctccgcgcgcacCATCCTCGCGTCGGCGCGGCGCTCCCCGGTGACCACGCTTGCCGCCGCCTTCTTCCTGCTCGCGCTCGTCATATACGGCGAGGACGCGCGCACCATCGCCGAGCTCTCCATCAACGACTACCTCTACCCGGACGCCGACCTCTACAACGTCTCCGGCCTGCCGCCGCCCACCTGCGACCTCTCCCGCGGCCTTTTTCCTTTTAGGCCTAGATGCCTTCTGTTTTTCCTCTTTCTCCCTGCTGTACATAACATTCTTTCATTTAATAGACAAAGCAAAACAAATATAGGTAGGTGA
- the LOC8077249 gene encoding uncharacterized protein LOC8077249, whose protein sequence is MAKTPPPTSTSTTSDPALPTTTTSAPKSSPRPAAAGLLAPLAASARTILASARRSPVTTLAAAFFLLALVMYGEDARTIAELSIDDYLYPDADLYNVSGLPPPTCDLSRCLFSFWA, encoded by the coding sequence ATGGCCAAGACACCGCcacccacctccacctccaccacctccgaCCCCGCGCTCCCAACCACCACTACCTCAGCCCCCAAGTCGTCGCCCCGCCCCGCCGCCGCGGGCCTCCTCGCCCCActcgccgcctccgcgcgcacCATCCTCGCGTCGGCGCGGCGCTCCCCGGTGACCACGCTTGCCGCCGCCTTCTTCCTGCTCGCGCTCGTCATGTACGGCGAGGACGCGCGCACCATCGCTGAGCTCTCCATCGACGACTACCTCTACCCGGACGCCGACCTCTACAATGTCTCCGGCCTGCCGCCGCCCACCTGCGACCTCTCCCGCTGCCTTTTTTCCTTTTGGGCCTAG